A genomic region of Deinococcus sp. KSM4-11 contains the following coding sequences:
- a CDS encoding ADP-ribosylglycohydrolase family protein, translating to MSETALATLLSLSAADALGAATEFKTPDAILSRYGVIDTYQPGSVFGFAPGEATDDSQMVVATLFGYARRTGHPGVLGALREWLAAGPPDVGALTGSALQPGSGSTARLDGGVRAWQASGHQSAGNGGLMRIAAVWIAGFRGEALARESAVVTALTHADPRCVHASVFLTAFLEALDSGQRYAEAAAHGLAVMTALDARAVLLDAGVLGIEMREAFAAFWAQDREARAQVRARVRAGLDGHVTSQSGYVLDTLEAAIAHARAETWLEGVQPAVMLGDDSDTVACVTGALLGARGLPTPEYLLSDLRLGHSWPGWQREWTCVPHFPELVSAAQRA from the coding sequence ATGTCCGAGACTGCGCTGGCCACCCTGCTTTCCCTGAGCGCCGCCGACGCGCTTGGAGCGGCGACGGAATTCAAGACCCCGGACGCCATCCTCTCGCGCTATGGCGTGATCGACACTTACCAGCCGGGCAGCGTGTTCGGCTTCGCGCCGGGCGAGGCGACCGACGACTCGCAGATGGTGGTCGCCACCCTGTTCGGGTATGCGCGCCGCACCGGGCACCCGGGGGTACTGGGGGCGCTGCGGGAGTGGCTGGCGGCCGGCCCGCCGGACGTGGGCGCCCTCACGGGCAGTGCCCTTCAGCCGGGCTCGGGATCGACAGCCCGTCTGGACGGCGGCGTGCGGGCTTGGCAGGCGAGCGGGCATCAGAGCGCGGGCAACGGCGGCCTGATGCGGATCGCGGCGGTGTGGATCGCGGGCTTCCGGGGGGAGGCGCTGGCCCGCGAGTCGGCCGTCGTGACGGCTCTCACGCATGCCGATCCGCGCTGCGTGCACGCCTCCGTGTTCCTCACGGCCTTCCTGGAGGCGCTGGACTCCGGGCAGCGCTACGCGGAGGCCGCAGCGCACGGCCTGGCCGTCATGACGGCCCTGGATGCCCGGGCCGTGCTGCTGGATGCTGGCGTGCTGGGCATCGAGATGCGCGAGGCCTTCGCGGCCTTCTGGGCCCAGGATCGGGAAGCCCGCGCGCAGGTGCGGGCCAGGGTTCGCGCCGGGCTGGACGGGCACGTAACCTCGCAAAGTGGGTATGTGCTCGACACGCTGGAGGCGGCCATCGCGCACGCCCGGGCGGAAACGTGGCTGGAGGGCGTGCAGCCCGCCGTGATGCTGGGTGACGACAGCGATACGGTCGCGTGTGTGACGGGTGCACTCCTGGGTGCCCGTGGCCTGCCAACCCCCGAATACCTGCTGTCGGACCTGAGGCTGGGGCATTCCTGGCCAGGTTGGCAGCGCGAGTGGACGTGTGTGCCGCACTTCCCGGAATTGGTGAGCGCGGCGCAGCGGGCATGA
- a CDS encoding nucleotidyltransferase family protein has translation MTEAEFLNTVRENAVVAALLERLGSLGTDQTYLVAGALFQTVWNVRSGQPPGKQILDYDLFNWDEELSFEAEDRVIRRAARLFADLGVQVEVRNQARVHMWFPERTGLTRPALTSVRDGIDQFLVTCTCVGIDESGAVYAPCGLADLAAGRLRLNTRNHTTELFTAKVQSYVARWPWLQVEGAPSLPL, from the coding sequence ATGACAGAGGCAGAGTTCCTGAACACGGTTCGCGAGAACGCGGTGGTCGCGGCGCTCCTCGAGCGTCTGGGATCGCTCGGCACCGACCAGACCTATCTGGTGGCGGGAGCCCTGTTCCAGACGGTGTGGAATGTCCGCAGCGGGCAGCCGCCAGGGAAGCAGATTCTCGATTACGACCTCTTCAATTGGGACGAGGAACTCAGCTTCGAGGCGGAAGACCGAGTGATCCGCCGGGCCGCCCGGCTGTTCGCCGACCTGGGCGTGCAGGTGGAGGTTCGCAACCAGGCGCGGGTGCACATGTGGTTCCCGGAGCGTACCGGCCTGACCCGGCCCGCATTGACCAGCGTCCGGGACGGCATCGATCAGTTCCTGGTGACATGCACCTGCGTGGGCATCGACGAGTCCGGAGCGGTGTATGCCCCGTGCGGTCTGGCCGATCTGGCGGCCGGGCGCCTCCGTCTGAACACGCGGAACCACACCACGGAGCTGTTCACCGCGAAAGTCCAGTCCTACGTGGCGCGGTGGCCGTGGCTTCAGGTCGAGGGCGCACCCTCGCTTCCGCTTTGA
- the rpmE gene encoding 50S ribosomal protein L31, with the protein MKKDIHPKAVPTKIIFQGKVVMETLSTRPEIHVDVWSGVHPFWTGEERFVDTEGRVDKFNKRFGDSYRTKKK; encoded by the coding sequence ATGAAGAAAGACATTCACCCGAAAGCCGTTCCCACCAAGATCATCTTCCAGGGCAAGGTCGTCATGGAGACCCTGAGCACGCGCCCCGAGATTCACGTGGACGTCTGGAGCGGCGTGCACCCCTTCTGGACCGGCGAGGAACGCTTCGTGGATACCGAAGGCCGCGTGGACAAGTTCAACAAGCGCTTCGGCGATTCGTACCGCACCAAGAAGAAGTAA
- a CDS encoding thymidine kinase: MLKSPYHGGHLEVIVGPMFSGKSEELIRRVTRAVIARQHVQVYKPALDDRYHAAAVASHAGRTVDAVAVRSAADIRAHLTGENALLVGELPPLPDVIGIDEVQFLDADVVGLALALADQGVRVILAGLDLDFRAEPFGFMPGLLARAESVEKLTAICTVCGAPATRSQRLIGGQPARFDDPVVLVGAQESYEARCRVHHVVLDSA, encoded by the coding sequence GTGCTCAAGTCCCCCTATCACGGCGGTCACCTGGAAGTGATCGTCGGCCCCATGTTCAGCGGCAAGAGCGAGGAACTGATCCGGCGGGTGACGCGCGCCGTGATCGCCCGTCAGCACGTACAGGTGTACAAGCCCGCCCTGGACGACCGCTACCATGCGGCCGCGGTGGCCAGCCACGCGGGCCGCACAGTGGACGCCGTGGCGGTGAGGAGTGCGGCCGACATCCGCGCCCACCTGACCGGCGAGAACGCCCTGCTGGTGGGCGAGCTCCCGCCCCTCCCGGACGTGATCGGCATCGACGAGGTGCAGTTCCTGGACGCCGACGTGGTGGGCCTGGCGCTGGCGCTGGCGGATCAGGGCGTGCGGGTGATCCTGGCGGGTCTGGATCTGGATTTCCGCGCCGAGCCCTTCGGCTTTATGCCGGGGCTGCTGGCCCGTGCCGAGAGCGTCGAGAAGCTCACGGCGATCTGTACGGTGTGCGGTGCTCCGGCCACCCGGTCACAACGCCTGATCGGCGGTCAGCCCGCCCGGTTTGATGATCCGGTGGTGCTGGTGGGGGCCCAGGAGAGTTACGAGGCCCGCTGCCGGGTTCATCACGTGGTGCTAGACAGTGCGTGA